In Candidatus Binatia bacterium, one DNA window encodes the following:
- the ytfE gene encoding iron-sulfur cluster repair protein YtfE: MDLSQSTLAELASSLPAAARVFRRHALDFCCRGGRTLAEACAARALDPSAVAAEIERESAAATEPSERWAERPLEELVNHILDRFHEPLRPELARLVELARKVERVHGDKPSCPRGLADHLAATADDLEAHLMKEEQVLFPLILRGGGRSAGMPIRIMTLEHEGHGDALRRTRELTGDLVPPPEACASWKALYLGLEQLEADLFEHIHLENNVLFPRALRA, translated from the coding sequence ATGGACCTTTCGCAATCGACCCTGGCCGAGCTCGCGAGCAGCCTGCCCGCCGCGGCGCGCGTCTTCCGCCGTCACGCGCTCGACTTCTGCTGCCGTGGCGGCCGCACGCTCGCCGAGGCCTGCGCGGCGCGCGCGCTCGATCCGAGCGCGGTCGCGGCCGAGATCGAGCGCGAGTCGGCGGCCGCCACCGAGCCGTCCGAGCGCTGGGCGGAGCGGCCGCTCGAGGAGCTCGTCAATCACATCCTCGACCGCTTCCACGAGCCGCTGCGTCCCGAGCTCGCGCGTCTCGTCGAGCTCGCCCGCAAGGTCGAGCGGGTGCACGGCGACAAGCCGTCGTGTCCGCGCGGGCTCGCGGACCACCTCGCCGCGACCGCCGACGACCTCGAGGCGCACCTCATGAAGGAGGAGCAGGTGCTCTTCCCGCTCATCCTGCGCGGCGGCGGTCGGAGCGCCGGCATGCCGATCCGCATCATGACGCTCGAGCACGAGGGCCACGGTGACGCCCTGCGCCGCACGCGCGAGCTCACCGGGGATCTCGTCCCGCCGCCCGAGGCGTGCGCGTCGTGGAAGGCGCTCTACCTCGGCCTCGAGCAGCTCGAGGCCGACCTCTTCGAGCACATCCACCTCGAGAACAACGTCCTCTTCCCGCGCGCCCTGCGCGCCTGA